One genomic segment of Ictalurus furcatus strain D&B unplaced genomic scaffold, Billie_1.0 scf5, whole genome shotgun sequence includes these proteins:
- the LOC128604895 gene encoding NACHT, LRR and PYD domains-containing protein 12-like produces the protein MKSEESMDFPLMFKEKRESSHGHGVLQRAGNKTEQNILIKDTGWKSIITEPHLQERCKLNLLKKFQHVNEVITNQGNPTLLNEIYTELYITEGDSGKVNNEHEVRQIEAASRRATTEETPIKCNDIFKPLSEEDKPIRSVLTKGVAGIGKTVSVQKFILDWAEGKTNQDVHLIFPLPFRELNLMKDRNLSLMELLHFFFKEIKETNISSLDKVLFIFDGLDECRFPLDFQNTVRLCDVTESASVHVLLINLIKGNLLPSALIWITSRPAAADQIPSECVHRVTEVRGFNDPQKEEYFRKRISDQSLSNRIITHLKSLRSLYIMCHIPVFCWISATILERMLGEAESGEIPKTLTQMYTHFLIIQTNVIKKKYTKNRETNKKMILKLGKLAFQQLMKGNLIFYEEDLMECGIDVTEASVYSGVCTQIFREEFGLHQSKVYCFVHLSIQEHLAALYVHLKFMNEKRNVFKKPSLLIFVRKVTISDVHKSAVDQALQSGNGHLDLFLRFLLGLSLESNQILLQTIVRQTISSYHSNQETVHYIKEKIRENPSTEKSINLFHCLYELDDHSLVEEIQHYLQSGNLQQSELSSSQWSAVVFVLLTSMQEQDVFVLDKYTNKHCTPDAVLLKLLPVVAASRKAQFNNCGLNEKSFAALASVLRSESSNLRELDLSENKLTDSGVKRLSAVLKNPHCKLETLRLCDCGVSDKGCAALTSALRSNPSHLRKLDLSKNKLRDSGVKRLSAGLENPHCKLETLRLCYCDMSDEGCASLTSALRSNPTHLRELDLSGNNVKDSGVKCLSAVLENPHCKLETLRLRYCDFSGEGCAALTSALRSNPSHLRELDLSWNELRDSGVKCLSAGLENPHCKLETLRLCRCGISDEDCAALTSALRSNPSHLRELDLSGNYLRESEMKQLFSLKLQDLRL, from the exons TGAAGAGTCTATGGATTTTCCACTAATGtttaaagagaagagagaatccTCACATGGACACGG TGTGCTTCAGCGAGCAGGAAACAAGACAGAACAAAATATCTTAATCAAAGATACAGG GTGGAAATCTATAATTACTGAACCTCATCTTCAGGAGAGATGCAAATTAAATCTGCTAAAGAAGTTTCAGCATGTAAATGAGGTGATAACAAACCAGGGAAACCCAACACTTCtcaatgagatctacacagagctctacatcacagaagGAGACAGTGGaaaagtcaataatgaacatgaggtgagacagatcgaggcagcatccaggagagcaacaacagaggaaacaccaaTCAAATGCAATGACATCTTTAAGCCCTTATCTGAAGAAGACAAACCCATCAGGAGCGTTCTGACAAAGGGAGTTGCTGgcattggaaaaacagtctctgtgcagaaatTCATTCTAgactgggctgaagggaaaACAAATCAGGATGTTCATCTCATatttccacttcctttcagagagctcAATTTGATGAAGGATCGAAACCTGAGTCTGATGGAacttcttcatttcttttttaaggagataaaagaaacaaacatttccAGCTTGGACaaagttctgtttatttttgatggTTTGGATGAGTGTCGTTTCCCTCTGGATTTCCAGAACACAGTGAGGTtgtgtgatgtaactgaatcagcatcagtgcatgtgctgctgataaacctgatcaaagggaatctgcttccctctgctctcatctggatcacctcccgaccagcagcagctgatcaaatcccctctgagtgtgtccatcgagtcacagaggtacgagggttcaatgacccacagaaggaggaatatttcaggaagaggatcagtgatcagagcctgagCAACAGAATCATCACACACCTGAAATCattaagaagcctctacatcatgtgccacatcccagtcttctgctggatttcagcaactattctagagagaatgttgggtgaagcagagagtggagagatccccaagactctgactcaaatgtacacacacttcctcatcatTCAGACAAACGTCATAAAGAAAAAGTACACAAAGAACAgagagacaaataaaaaaatgattctGAAACTGGGTAAACTGGCTTTTCAGCAGCTGATGAAAggcaacctgatcttctatgaggaagacctgatggagtgtggcattgatgtgacAGAAGCATCAGTGTATTCAGGGGTGTGTACAcagatcttcagagaggagtttgggcttcaccagagtaaagtgtactgctttgttcatctgagCATTCAGGAACACCTCGCAGCTCTATATGTGCACCTGAAATTCATGaatgaaaagagaaatgtttttaaaaagccatcCTTGCTGATATTTGTGCGAAAAGTTACGATCTCAGATGTCCACAAGAGTGCTGTAGATCAGGCTTTACAGAGTGGAAATGGACATCTGGATCTTTTCCTTCGCtttcttctgggtctctcactggagtccaatcagatCCTCTTACAAACCATAGTGAGACAGACAATAAGTAGCTACCACAGTAACCAGGAAACAGTTCAttacatcaaggagaagatcagaGAGAATCCCTCaacagagaaatccatcaatctgttccactgtctgtaTGAACTGGATGATCATTCTCTAGTTGAGGAAATCCAACACTACCTGCAATCTGGAAATTTACAACAAAGCGaactttcttcttctcagtggtcagctgtggtgtttgtgttactgacatCAATGCAAGAACAGGATGTGTTTGTGCTTGATAAATATACCAACAAACACTGTACACCAGACGCGGTTCTTCTGAAGCTCCTGCCTGTGGTTGCAGCATCCAGAAAAGCTCA GTTTAATAATTGTGGCCTAAATGAGAAAAGTTTTGCAGCTTTAGCCTCAGTGCTCAGATCGGAATCCTCCaatctgagagaactggatctgtctgAGAATAAACTCacagactcaggagtgaagcgtctctctgctgtactgaagaatcctcactgtaaactggagacactgag gttgtgtgattgtggtgtctcagataaaggctgtgctgctctgacttcagctctgagatcaaacccctcacacctgagaaaACTGGATCTGTCTAAGAATAAACTccgagactcaggagtgaagcgtctctctgctggactggagaatcctcactgtaaactggagacactgag GTTGTGTTATTGTGATATGTCAGACGAAGGCTGTGCttctctgacttcagctctgagatcaaaccccacacacctgagagaactggatctgtctgGGAATAATGTCaaagactcaggagtgaagtgtctctctgctgtactggagaatcctcactgtaaactggagacactgag ATTGCGTTATTGTGATTTCTCaggtgaaggctgtgctgctctgacttcagctctaagatcaaacccctcacacctgagagaactggatctgtcttGGAATGAACtcagagactcaggagtgaagtgtctctctgctggactggagaatcctcactgtaaactggagacactgag gttgtgtAGATGTGGTATCTCAGATGAAgactgtgctgctctgacttcagctctgagatcaaacccctcacacctgagagaactggatctgtctgGGAATTACCTCAGAGAATCAGAAATGAAGCAGCTCTTCAGTCTTAAACTACAGGACTTGAG GTTATGA